CTCGTGCTTCTGATGAGGAGTAAAAAGttgtaggaaaaaaaaaggCTATTTTCGACATTTGAAACTGTTAATGATATTTGATTGATCGATTCTTTTCCTGGAATTTGGGTGGGAATTTGCCAGTAGAGCCTTCTTGAGGAAGCTTTGAAGGAGGCTTCAGGTTGTacaatagtttatatataatagatatatagtTTAAATCACCATTTGTTTAGAAGGATatctttactttctttttctgtATTTCTTCCTCCTTGTGTCTCTCAATGtaataaattttcaattaaagaaaaagaaacttttAACATCCAAGTCCCTCGATAGACTCTTGTCTTATTTGCAGGAAGTCACATTTCATTGAAGAAGAACGTAATTCAGACAAGTAAGAGGAAACAAAACTCATTGCTTCATGAAAAACATGTCTTTGTAGAAGACCTTTCAAGTGTTTCAGCTTAAAATAGCGTCTGGCTTTTTACGGTTTCCCATGTAAGTCATGTAGATTGTCCACAAATAGGAAAACGCGTTGCTTACAAGAGGCTGCAAGATTAAGAAAAACAAGAGCAAAATTGAGTGAGAAACCAATCTTTTCAGTTTTGTCCTAAGATAAGCAGCAAAAGTCATCTGAGTTTTGTCTTGCACCGCATGTCTAAAACGAGGTGGGGGGTATGAATGTTACCTGTAAATGAACGGGGAAGAACTTGAATGTTATAAAATCACATATAGGCCAATACATGACACAGTTTCGCATCGCAGGGAGAAAGTCCCTTTTCAATCTGGCAACTATATCAGAACCGCCTTCACCTGAACAAACATACAAACAGAAAGTAAAAATAGCTTACAACATGATCTAGTGTTGTAATCAAAACTACTGATATAAACTGAAACTCTCCGCCACTAATTTCTATGGAATCTCTGGATTCTCTTAGCTAATGGAAATAACCAATCAATATGAACACATAGAAGGAAGCTTACCTTGTAGTAACGCATTCAATGAGAAGAAAGTCACCATCATAACAGGCCCGTAGATTATATTCCCCATGGCCATTTTCTTAAACGTTGTGATGAAATCCTGTCTGGGCAAGAGTCTCGACATAAAATTGAACCAACAGTGAAGTGTTGGACCCAAGACACATAGACCATATCCACCCATCCTTGCTGTTCTCACTAAGTCATAAGAGTCTGAAGACTTTTTCGCAATGGTCTGATAAAATACCACAATTCACATTAAAACATgtaagaaattaaataaaacgaTTTTAAGAATGTTTTTCTGCTTACCTGAGAAGACAAATCGGCGGCAATGTAGATAAGGGAAGACGTGACGCTTTTGGTGAGAACTGGGCGTGACTTCACCATACCAAGATACCATCCCACGAAGCCAACAGACGAggaggaaggaggaggaggtgggAGCCCGGTTTGCTTTCCTCTCCCAAGAAACTGAGGCCTCGATTGCAGTCGCCTAAGGTTCAAAAGAGCAAGGCTGGTTTTACCAAAAGGATCTTCCGCCGCCGCGTTCCGCCTTATGAGCCGTGCGGCGTCGTTGGTGACTTTTCTGAACAATGCCCGGCTCATTTTGCTCCGGCTGCGTTAGTTTCCGAGATTTTGGATTATAGCAAAAGGTCACAAACAACTCTCCACCCACCCACCATGGCTGTTCATTTACCGTCGGTTTACTTAAACCGTATTTGGAGCCTATATTCCATAGGCTTAAATATGCCATGAACTATAAGTCAAAAgaggggaaaaaaaaaaacagtgagaAGGTGCGTGAGAAAGTGAGCAGCAAGTTCGGATTCATACAAAATGAATGACATGATCAAATCTATTATTTATGTggtttaaatatgataaaaattctGGTTGATTATAGACTCTTTCAAAAAGTAAGAACAAAAGTACATTCGATACGTGATCTTATTGCCAATCAAAATGGCATATAGATTAATaatagaattattatttttttaaaaaaaattaaaataattgaaaaaaaaaaataatgacacTCATTTTAATGACGCTAACGTCActaactaaatcctaaatcttaaattctaaaccctaaactttaaatctaaacctaaatcctaaattctaaactcaaactctaaaccctatatcttaaacccaaatcctaaaccataaactcacACCGTAAACtttaaactcaaaccctataccttaaactcaaaccctagatcctaaacccaaacctagactctaaaaacaaatcttaaaccctaaagaaACAACATAAACATTAACCCAAACCTTTAGGATATAGGATTTGGGTTCAGGGTTtacgatttgagtttagggtgtaGGGATTAGGTTTTGATATATAGTTTGAGTTTAGAGTCtacgatttgggtttaggatataaggtttgggtttagggtttacggtttgggtttagggtttaggatttgggtttaggatatagggtttgggtttagagtttacggtttgggtttagggtttaggatttgggtttaagatttagggtttaattagTGACGTTAGCATCATTAAAATTggcgttattattttttttcaattatttcagattttttaaaataaaattaatctattttattattaatctagGTGGTATTTTGATTGGTAATAAGAAAAGatgtgaatttaaaggttcaccctaggggtcAAAAAgtaatactctctccgttttttaatataagtcgttttataATTATGccatagattaagaaatcattaatttttttatattttctaaacaaaaacattattaattatttacctaaccacaaatcaaccaataataaaatagaatgtatattatcattggtcatataacattaggtgttaataaattttacataaaaaaccgaaaacgtcatataatttgaaacataaaaattcctgtaaaacgacttatataaaaaacggagggagtagtaaATCCGTTTTATTTGTAGTTAAGTCAGAAACTCATCAAATCTCAATAAATGTATATCAAGCAGAATAAATGGTGATTTAATATGATTACGAGCTACACTCATTTACTTACAAAAGTTATACTTTCCCCCACATACAAATGAGTCAAATGACTGAtgttatggtttttttttttttgtgtacgAAAGATTGATATTCTATGTTTAGTTAATGAATCTAAATTTAgaagtaaaacataaactaaaatgtAAGAATATAAATGGTTGAATTTTATTGAAAATCAGataaaagttttatatttaCCGATTCTCAATAAAATTCAaccatttatattttcattttagtttatgttttacttttatcaTAAAACTTTGGGAGCATGTGGATGAAGATTCCTCAGATTTTCAGCAAACAGCTTTGTCATATATTTACTGTTTAACTTGCAGACTTGCAGTACTCATCGACAATGTAGTTGTATTGTGTTCTGGTTTAGTCTACACCAATTCGTAATCATATACATAAGAGAAATCGGCCAAAAAAACAGTGAACTTTGAgggaattgccaaaagaaacctAGACATATGGGCTAGCCAATAAAATCCTGAACTTTTGTTGACTTTTCGGGTTTATTAAGAAACTTACGATTGACTGACCAGATAAACACACCGTTAACCGAGTTAACTGTTAATTAAGCGGACGTTAACTTTTGGTGTTAAAGtatacgacgtcgtttcatcacTTTGTTTGATTAAAgacaaacgacgtcgtttatatagctgtgttattaaaaatatgtgtTTCCAACGGCTCGAACTCGTGTCCTCGGGTTTAAtggtaggggtttttgccactgagctagtggactttGCAATGGATATACGAACACAATTTCTTTTATTCTTCGAATCCGAGTTAAAGACAAATTAATGAAACGACGCGTTTTacattaactttttttattaaaaagatgggGTTCCATCGACTCGAACTCTTGCACTCGGGTTTAAtggtaggggtttttgccactgagctagtggactttGCAATGGATATACGAACACAGTTTCTTTTATTCTCTTTGAATCCGAGttaaatgaatcaaaaagaaaCGACGGCGTTTTCTCGTCCGATTGGTATAAACCCTAAATGGGCGAAATCATAAATCCAGTTCGCGATTCAAGCTCGATTCTCTTCGATTTCGTCCTTAAGAATCTCGATTCTCATCTCTCCTTCTTCGAGTATCGCATGATGAGTTCGGGTTGTGAGGATTCGTCTGTGAATACGATGGGAATTCGTGGTATCCCGAAGCAATGCGGCTGTGGTCGAAGAACTGGGATATACACATCAAAAACGAAGGTCAATCCAGGAAGAACTTTCTTTAGATGCCCAacgtttcaaaatgtaagtgtTTAATTTGATTGTGTTTAAGAAAAGAACATAAGATTCAATGGCTAGGTAGTCAGTGAGAAATTGTTTGAATATAAAGATTGTGTTCATGATTTGTGTCTAGGATCACTTGTATAAATGGGTAGATGAAGCTGTCTACGAAGAGGTTCAAGATGCATTGCCAAAAGTTGAATGCTTTGCATCAGAtgttatgaaaattaaaatggaGATCGAAAGCATGAAAACCGTGGAGGAAGACTTGAAAGAAGATGTCAGGAAGGCGAGCAATGAACTTAAGAAGCTGAATGTGATCATGAAAGTGGGTTTTTCGGTGGTTTGTTTAGGCGTTGTGATATGTCTTGTGTTGATCATGTTTGACAAAGCAGATGGGTTGTCTATGAATAGCTACTAGAAGACTGTTTATGTAAGGCTATGTTTATGTAAGAATCATGGTTCATGTAAGGCTATGTTTTAAGACAATGTTTCAgtaatgtttatgttttacttcTTGATTGTTTATAGAAGGACAAATGAACACACCAATGAACAGACCATCAAGATAAACAACATGATGAAAACACAAAGATAATAACCAACACTATCTTCATTGagagtttcaaattaaaacagcaggaagagaagaaagaaaaaggtagtTCTTGTTCCAAAAGCATTCAGACAGAGACATCATCATAAACAACAGACAACGAAAGCATTCAGACAGTGACCATCATAAACAACACACAAGCATCTAAAAAAACCATCTTCCCCACGATGCTGTCTGTGATGCTTCAGCTTGTGAGGATTGACCTTCTGAAGATTGAGGAACTTCCCATGGTGATGCTTGAGCTTGTGAGGATTGATTTTTTGAGGTTTGAGCTTCTGAGGATTGAGCTTGTGACTCGCCAAAGTGTAGTCCCTGCAAAACTGTAGGTTTCACGCCACTTAGAGGTTGTGTAGAAAGGAGCAACAAATTCAGAGGGTTTTCTTCCCACGCCAAGGATGACCTTGGCAGCATGGATGCATGGAATACCATTCATTTGCCAGCTTCGACATGCACAAGTCTCATTCTCCAAATTCACCACATATGACTGGTCTCTATCTTCCACCTCAGTCTCTAGCCCAATTGCCCAACGCAGACTACATTCTTTTGACTTCTTCTCAACCCTGTCTAACTCTTTATGTGTCTTCGGGGTGAACCTAGTCTTCCTGTCCTTAGCCATCTTAGACCTATTGTAGTTCCTAGTCATACATTGGCGCCTTATCTCCTCTAACATGTCTAGCAGAGGTTTCTTCCTAGGCTCCCTGATGGTCTTGTTGAAGGACTCACACAAGTTGTTCAGATTATCATTGCAGTAGGAGCCTATCTTGAAGAAAGCTCTAGACCAAGTCTCTGGCTTTGTCTTTATCAGAGATGCATGTGCGCCAGGATCATAGTTCTTAAGCTCGTCCATGTTGTAGTTGAACATACCAGGAGTGTAGCTCCTTGCAATGAACCAGAAGAACCTCTGTAACCTTAGATCTTTTCCACCTTTCCTCCAGTTCTCGTAGATATGGCGACAACACTGTCTATGCTCAGCTTCTGGAAGGAGGGTATGAACTGCCTTCACTAATCCCTAcaagatcagaaaaaaaaaagaaatcagaaacaagaatcaaacattCATTGAGTATCATGAAAGCAAAGTGTTTACCTTTTGTTTGTCAGACATTATAACAAAGCCGTTCCCATTTTCCAATCCCAAATCCAAGGCCAAACGCTTCACAAACCAATCCCAGTTTGTATCATTCTCTATCTCCACTACAGCCCAAGCAATAGGGACAATCCTATTGTCTCCATCTCTTCCAACCGCAGCCAACAACTGTCCCTTGATGTCCCATTTCAAAAAGTCTCCATCTAAGCCAATAACAGGCCTACAAGTCTTCTTCCATGCTTCCTTTTGTGCTTGGAAACACATGTAGAGTCTGTAGAACCGCTGCTTGCTTCCAACCGTGGCTCCTGGTATGGTCTCAATTTCCATGGTTGATCCAGGATTGCTCCTCAATATCTCTGCTTGGTAATCCCAGATTTTATCAAAATGCTCCTCATGGGTCTTCCTCCTTTCTTTCATCACCTTCGTCTTGGCCTTAATGCATGAGTTTTCTAAAACTTCCATCTTATACTCCCTCAATATCTCAGCCTGTATCTCCTTTGCCGTGAGCTTAGGATTCAGCCTTAACCTCTCAGCAAATAGACTTGCAATTGCTGACCTCTTAAGTATCTTGGAAAACCCTGTCCTCTCACACTTATGGTCATTGACGTATGTCTTTACCATCAACTTCTGTTTCCTCCTATCATACGAACAATAACCATCCAGGGACAAGGagcctcatcatctctcatctcAGCGGCACATTTTGCACCCATCTTCAAGCTACTGGATCTGTAGTACTTGATGTTGTATCTGGTTTTCAGGGTATACCTCAGACAAGCATGTTTGAAGTCCTCAGCATCTGAAAATGTCTTGCCTAGCTGAAGGAGCTCCTCTGGATCAGTGTCTTCTCTGTAAGCTTGCGCAGGTCTCATCTCCTCTTCATTCTCATCATCTGAAGACAGAGGATCAGGGATTTTATCATCATCCCATGCATCATCATCGCCTTCGTCTTCATCAACCTCACAGTCATCATTTTTTGCTTTATCACCAAAATAAAGACTCAAATCTGTACAGCCAACTTCCTCAATGCCAGCAATACCGTTCTCATCTTCCCTACCATCATCACCTATATCCCCAAATTCCTCAAtctggagaaattcttctctgtcatcaccatcatcacctAGACTCCTCTCCGAgtttaccttctgcttcttcgaTTGTCTAGGAGACACAGGCGACCCGCCATATGAAGTTCCCCGCCTTATCTTCTTCGCAACTGTTGATGCCAACATCTCAGTCTCTGGCCATTCTTCTCTGTCATCACCAGAAGGAGCCACatttaccttctgcttcttcgaAACTCTAGGAGACAGAGTTGAACCACGCCTCGTGGCCTTCACCGGAGATGGCGACCCATATGAAGTTCCCCTCCTCGTGGTCTTCTCCGGAGATGACGCAGGCGACCCATATGAAGTTCCCCGCCTTGTCTTCGACGCCTTCGACACCTCTGTAGATGCCAACATCGATATCCCTTCAACGCTTTTACGAATCCTCGATCTCTCCGGCGATGACAAACTCACAGAAGCATCGCGTTCTCCACCTTTTTTCGACTCTTGAACCGCTTCGTCACTCCCGTAATCGAAATTCCTCATCGCTCTGAAAATCATTACCTCCCTTCCATTCCTTGTGAACTTCGTATTTACCATCTCCTCACCATTACAAGAgaaatccccaaatcgatttgagaaattagggttacgTTCAAACACGGGTTTcattttgtttgattgaaattaaacacatcttttgatcaataaaaataaacatgtgtGATAATCTTCCGAaaagtccactagctcagtggcaaaaCCCCCTTAGGACCACGAGTGCACGGGTTCGAGTCCAGGCAACAACAATTTTAATTAagcaaaacgacgtcgtcttgAGATTTTGTGTTTAACAAAACAACTGAATGAAACGACGTAGTTTCACTACACGGCAATAATTAACGGTGAGTTAGCACTGTCTTAATTGTCGGTTAACGGTGTGTTAATCTGGTTAATCAACAGTAAGTTTGtgaattaactaaaaaagtcaacaaaagaTCAGGGTTTTATTGGTCAGGTTCGAGTACAGGTTTTTGTTGGCAATTTCCGCAAAGTTCAGTGTTTTTTTGGCCGATTTCTCATATACATAACGACTCCAATGGCTTCCTTAAACATTGAGTCAACCGAATAAGAAACAGGGTGATCACATCATAGACAGTCCTGATTCACTCATCTCTGAGCGTCTCTCATCCAAGAATTCCTTCAGTACACGTATATAGCTGTGTTGTACGATGTGACATCTGTTTTAACATATATCATCTAAGCTCATACAACAATTCTTCTTTACACTTTTTGTAGAATGCAAAGAACAATTTTGGAGTCAAATAGAGACGGTGGAAATCCAAGTGGATTTGACAGTAAGAATGTTGCCCCGTCTTTGAACGGAACAAAAATAATAGTACAATACAAATAGGACGTGTCTGGGGTTTATTCGGTTCTTTCAATCACATGCAATGTGCAACACAATGTTAGAAGATATCCGAGTGTTTCAGCTTGAAATTGCGGCTGGTTTTTCACGATTTCCCATGTAAGTCATGTAGATGGACCACACATACGAAAATGAGTTGCTTACAAGAGGCTGCAGGATAAACAAAACAAGAGAGCAGGTTGAGTGGAATCCTGAGATAAAGCAGCAATGGAGGGAAGAAAGTAAATCCtttgaaagagaagaagtgACTCGTTACCTGTAAATGAACGGGGAAGAACTTGAATGTTATAAAATCACAAACAGGCCAATACATGACACAGTTTAACATAACTGGAAGAAGGTCCCTTTTCAATCGGGCAAGTATATCAGAACCGCCTTCACCTGAGCAAACAAAAGCGCTTAAAGAACATTGGTTTCGTGTTGTAATTAAACCACCTGCATCATTCGAATTCAAGAAGCTTTACCCTGTAGTAACGCGTTGAACGATAAGAAAATAACCATAATG
This genomic stretch from Brassica napus cultivar Da-Ae chromosome C9, Da-Ae, whole genome shotgun sequence harbors:
- the LOC106410505 gene encoding protein SYM1, which produces MSRALFRKVTNDAARLIRRNAAAEDPFGKTSLALLNLRRLQSRPQFLGRGKQTGLPPPPPSSSSVGFVGWYLGMVKSRPVLTKSVTSSLIYIAADLSSQTIAKKSSDSYDLVRTARMGGYGLCVLGPTLHCWFNFMSRLLPRQDFITTFKKMAMGNIIYGPVMMVTFFSLNALLQGEGGSDIVARLKRDFLPAMRNCVMYWPICDFITFKFFPVHLQPLVSNAFSYLWTIYMTYMGNRKKPDAILS
- the LOC106410506 gene encoding uncharacterized protein At1g43920, Chloroplastic-like; this encodes MGEIINPVRDSSSILFDFVLKNLDSHLSFFEYRMMSSGCEDSSVNTMGIRGIPKQCGCGRRTGIYTSKTKVNPGRTFFRCPTFQNDHLYKWVDEAVYEEVQDALPKVECFASDVMKIKMEIESMKTVEEDLKEDVRKASNELKKLNVIMKVGFSVVCLGVVICLVLIMFDKADGLSMNSY
- the LOC106408914 gene encoding uncharacterized protein LOC106408914, translating into MVKTYVNDHKCERTGFSKILKRSAIASLFAERLRLNPKLTAKEIQAEILREYKMEVLENSCIKAKTKVMKERRKTHEEHFDKIWDYQAEILRSNPGSTMEIETIPGATVGSKQRFYRLYMCFQAQKEAWKKTCRPVIGLDGDFLKWDIKGQLLAAVGRDGDNRIVPIAWAVVEIENDTNWDWFVKRLALDLGLENGNGFVIMSDKQKGLVKAVHTLLPEAEHRQCCRHIYENWRKGGKDLRLQRFFWFIARSYTPGMFNYNMDELKNYDPGAHASLIKTKPETWSRAFFKIGSYCNDNLNNLCESFNKTIREPRKKPLLDMLEEIRRQCMTRNYNRSKMAKDRKTRFTPKTHKELDRVEKKSKECSLRWAIGLETEVEDRDQSYVVNLENETCACRSWQMNGIPCIHAAKVILGVGRKPSEFVAPFYTTSKWRETYSFAGTTLWRVTSSILRSSNLKKSILTSSSITMGSSSIFRRSILTS